In Blastopirellula sp. J2-11, a single genomic region encodes these proteins:
- a CDS encoding exonuclease SbcCD subunit D has translation MSFRFIHAADLHIDSPLQGLGRIDPAMMQRVQLATRTAFEKLVDLAIREEVAFLLIAGDLFDGQWQDMRTGQWTIAQFRRLDAHGIRVFYIRGNHDAESKLQKSIRWPDNVSELSVKQAETITLDDVKVAIHGRGFARPDVLEDLAAAYPAAIPGHFNIGMLHTSLQGYDEHDPYAPTTIDTLRGKGYDYWALGHIHLREVAPLCEHPYVAYSGNTQGRHIREQGAKGCLIASVADGELEEVRFEPTDVLRWSELEIIVASDADAKQLDEQIRDALSAAHEQNEGRFTVARVRLTGRCQLHAELNDPLKQGDWIGRVRDAAAVISDELCIEKVKIRTSAPRKERSRSEADLLGELSREVELLREDPEALAALSPELKSLFEKLSSAQADLSDERDTRARLEEWLAAAEQILLTGLEGAA, from the coding sequence ATGAGCTTTCGTTTCATTCATGCCGCCGACTTACACATTGATAGCCCGCTGCAAGGTCTCGGGCGAATTGATCCGGCGATGATGCAGCGCGTGCAGTTGGCGACGCGGACCGCGTTTGAAAAGCTCGTTGACCTGGCGATTCGTGAAGAGGTCGCGTTTCTGCTGATCGCGGGGGATCTGTTCGACGGTCAATGGCAAGACATGCGGACCGGGCAATGGACGATCGCCCAGTTTCGCCGACTCGACGCTCACGGCATCCGCGTCTTTTATATCCGCGGAAATCACGACGCCGAAAGCAAGTTGCAAAAATCGATTCGTTGGCCTGACAACGTCAGCGAGCTTTCGGTCAAACAGGCCGAGACGATCACGCTGGACGACGTGAAAGTCGCGATCCATGGTCGAGGGTTCGCTCGACCTGACGTACTGGAAGATCTCGCCGCCGCCTATCCCGCCGCGATCCCCGGTCACTTCAACATCGGCATGCTGCATACCAGCTTGCAAGGTTATGACGAGCATGATCCCTACGCGCCGACGACGATCGACACGCTGCGCGGCAAAGGGTACGACTATTGGGCGCTTGGGCATATTCATCTGCGCGAAGTCGCTCCCCTGTGCGAACATCCGTATGTCGCCTACAGCGGCAATACGCAAGGGCGACATATCCGCGAGCAGGGCGCCAAAGGATGTCTGATCGCGTCGGTCGCCGATGGAGAACTCGAAGAAGTTCGCTTTGAACCGACCGACGTGCTGCGGTGGAGCGAACTAGAGATCATCGTCGCGTCGGACGCCGATGCGAAACAGCTGGACGAGCAAATTCGAGACGCGCTCTCCGCCGCACATGAACAGAACGAAGGACGTTTTACGGTGGCCCGGGTTCGTCTGACCGGAAGATGCCAACTGCATGCCGAGCTGAACGACCCTTTGAAGCAAGGCGACTGGATCGGCCGCGTGCGCGACGCGGCCGCGGTGATCAGTGATGAACTGTGTATTGAGAAAGTCAAAATTCGGACCAGCGCCCCGCGTAAGGAACGCTCACGAAGCGAAGCCGATCTGCTGGGCGAACTCTCTCGCGAAGTGGAGCTATTGCGAGAAGACCCCGAGGCGCTCGCCGCGCTGTCGCCCGAATTAAAATCGCTGTTCGAAAAGCTCTCTTCCGCCCAGGCTGACCTGAGCGACGAGCGCGATACGAGAGCCCGGCTGGAAGAGTGGCTCGCCGCCGCCGAACAAATCTTGCTGACCGGATTGGAGGGCGCAGCATGA
- a CDS encoding UvrD-helicase domain-containing protein: MRPFQHRLIRASAGSGKTFQLSNRFLGVLASGDAPAEILATTFTRKAAGEILDRIMIRLAEAARDPQKLVELNSFIEAAPVTPAACVATLRELTRQLHRLRVQTLDSFFIQVAQCFSFEMGFPPGWSIADEVDDSELRINAIEELLRENEAALVLEIVHLMSKGETTRGVSQLMLDAASQFYGLFQETPAAVWTALKPRKPPQEQEIAAAKKLLLEAPLDKRMTKARNEDLARFDEGDFGGFLEKGLAKKVIDDDLSYYRAEIPADVARAYQTLISAAACEPYNLLVRQTEGAFQLLDRFDAIYRRLKFQSQAYRFDDVTRFLSRQADANSPTHVAYRLDGHINHLLLDEFQDTSPAQWSVLRPVARRVTAQPLGSFFCVGDVKQAIYGWRGGVAEIFEEVVAELGELDEAELAVSFRSSPVVIDFVNLVARNLHRHPSLDRFEDGVKRWQTMFADHSTAKTSLPGYVSVETARYDEDGDPSDEMLFVAAAERVCRSLEDSPGSEVGVLVRTNSAVRKMIFELRQRGVTASEEGGGTLTDSASVQLMMSLLQWIDHPADTVARFHVQNSPLAPIIGLTPHIGSQKGSELAQTLRSDLLVLGYGAMLRRWSQVLVEIGNSRERRRIEQLVRMAHAYQPKATLRTSDFVEFVETQRVADPQASAVRVMTIHQAKGLQFDVVVLLDLDHEFPGRSPNFVIERAAPLAPVTGIVRYANKDVQKVLPPRLQQMFTSASSQQAVEELCVLYVAITRAVHAMHVMIKPPSAREKKTPRTMAGLLTEALEVKRQPQGNDVVFAMGDAAWFAHLSAADTPRLHRMPAVARRLPIAMAPAKAQRGETLSPSKMEGGPRLKVANLLHTTDSTGRLFGSVTHAWLERIAWLNDFELNETRFREIARAIVGDALNIDHLLSRFRKTIEQPHLRQLLNRQTAPRPKFVAADAIAEVRQEQTFAIAVEGGIQNGSIDRLVLWKEGSEVVAADVVDYKTDRLAEGDAQSLADRSAFYRPQVNAYRRAVQQMWRLPEKSVSGHLYFASIDKIVEVKS, from the coding sequence ATGAGACCATTCCAGCATCGCTTGATTCGCGCCTCGGCCGGATCGGGAAAAACGTTTCAACTTTCCAATCGCTTTCTCGGCGTATTGGCCTCCGGCGACGCTCCGGCTGAAATCTTAGCGACCACCTTTACGCGCAAAGCGGCCGGCGAAATCCTGGATCGCATTATGATTCGTTTGGCCGAAGCGGCCCGCGATCCGCAAAAACTGGTCGAGTTGAACAGCTTCATCGAAGCGGCGCCGGTCACTCCAGCCGCGTGCGTTGCGACCTTGCGTGAACTGACGCGGCAACTGCATCGCCTGCGCGTGCAAACGCTCGACAGCTTTTTCATTCAGGTCGCCCAGTGTTTCAGTTTTGAAATGGGCTTTCCGCCGGGGTGGTCGATCGCCGATGAAGTGGATGACTCGGAACTGCGAATCAATGCGATCGAAGAACTGCTGCGCGAGAACGAAGCGGCGCTGGTCCTGGAGATCGTCCACTTGATGAGCAAAGGTGAGACGACCCGCGGCGTCAGTCAGTTGATGTTGGACGCGGCCAGCCAATTCTACGGCCTCTTTCAGGAAACCCCGGCCGCCGTTTGGACGGCGCTGAAGCCCCGCAAGCCGCCGCAAGAACAAGAGATCGCCGCGGCGAAAAAGTTGCTGCTTGAAGCGCCGCTCGACAAGCGGATGACGAAGGCCCGCAATGAAGATCTGGCCCGCTTTGATGAAGGCGACTTCGGCGGGTTTCTGGAAAAAGGATTGGCGAAAAAGGTCATCGACGATGACCTCTCGTACTACCGCGCCGAGATCCCGGCCGATGTCGCTCGCGCCTATCAAACTTTGATATCCGCCGCCGCTTGTGAGCCATACAATTTGCTGGTCCGTCAGACCGAAGGCGCCTTTCAACTGCTCGACCGATTTGACGCGATCTATCGCCGGCTGAAGTTCCAGTCGCAGGCCTACCGTTTTGACGACGTCACCCGCTTTCTCTCGCGACAAGCCGACGCCAATTCGCCCACCCATGTCGCTTATCGACTGGATGGCCATATCAACCATTTGCTGCTGGATGAGTTTCAAGATACGTCGCCAGCCCAATGGAGCGTGTTGCGCCCCGTTGCGCGGCGCGTGACTGCGCAGCCGCTAGGCAGCTTCTTTTGCGTTGGTGACGTGAAGCAGGCGATCTATGGTTGGCGTGGCGGCGTGGCCGAGATTTTTGAGGAAGTGGTCGCGGAACTGGGTGAGCTGGACGAAGCCGAACTTGCTGTCAGTTTTCGCTCGTCACCGGTGGTGATCGACTTTGTGAATCTGGTCGCGCGGAATCTGCATCGGCATCCGTCGCTCGATCGGTTTGAAGACGGAGTCAAACGTTGGCAGACGATGTTCGCCGATCACTCGACCGCCAAAACCAGTTTGCCGGGCTATGTCAGCGTCGAAACCGCGCGGTACGATGAAGACGGCGACCCATCCGACGAGATGCTGTTTGTCGCGGCCGCCGAGCGCGTTTGCCGCAGTTTAGAAGATTCGCCGGGGAGCGAAGTCGGCGTCTTGGTCCGTACGAACTCCGCCGTCCGGAAGATGATCTTTGAACTTCGCCAGCGCGGCGTAACCGCCAGCGAAGAAGGAGGGGGGACGCTGACCGATTCGGCGTCGGTTCAATTGATGATGTCGCTGCTGCAATGGATCGATCATCCGGCCGATACGGTCGCCCGGTTCCATGTGCAGAACAGCCCTTTGGCGCCCATTATCGGACTGACGCCGCACATTGGGTCACAAAAGGGATCGGAACTAGCGCAGACGCTGCGGAGTGATCTGCTGGTTTTGGGCTATGGTGCGATGCTCCGCCGCTGGTCGCAGGTGCTGGTCGAAATCGGCAATTCACGCGAGCGCCGGCGCATCGAACAGTTGGTTCGAATGGCGCATGCCTATCAGCCGAAAGCGACGCTGCGGACGAGCGATTTTGTGGAGTTTGTCGAGACGCAGCGCGTCGCCGATCCTCAGGCGTCGGCTGTACGCGTGATGACGATCCATCAAGCGAAGGGGCTGCAGTTTGATGTGGTGGTGCTGTTGGATTTAGATCATGAATTCCCCGGTCGTTCGCCTAATTTTGTCATCGAGCGGGCGGCGCCGCTCGCGCCGGTCACCGGGATTGTTCGCTACGCCAACAAAGATGTGCAAAAGGTGTTGCCTCCCCGCTTGCAACAGATGTTTACCAGCGCCAGTTCGCAGCAAGCGGTCGAAGAGCTGTGCGTCTTGTATGTGGCGATTACTCGCGCGGTGCATGCGATGCATGTGATGATCAAGCCTCCCTCGGCCCGTGAAAAGAAGACGCCGCGCACGATGGCTGGGCTATTGACCGAAGCATTGGAGGTCAAGCGTCAACCGCAAGGCAATGACGTTGTGTTCGCGATGGGGGACGCTGCGTGGTTCGCCCATCTTTCAGCGGCCGATACTCCACGCTTGCATCGCATGCCTGCGGTAGCGCGGCGTTTGCCAATCGCGATGGCTCCGGCGAAGGCGCAGCGCGGCGAGACCCTCTCTCCGTCGAAGATGGAAGGGGGCCCGCGTTTGAAAGTCGCCAACCTATTGCATACGACCGATTCGACAGGTCGCCTGTTTGGCTCGGTGACGCATGCCTGGCTAGAGCGGATAGCGTGGCTGAACGACTTTGAGCTGAATGAGACGCGGTTTCGCGAGATCGCCCGGGCGATTGTGGGCGATGCGTTGAATATCGATCATTTGCTTTCTCGCTTCCGCAAGACGATCGAGCAACCTCATCTGCGGCAGTTGCTAAATCGCCAGACGGCGCCGCGGCCGAAGTTTGTCGCCGCCGACGCGATCGCAGAAGTTCGCCAAGAGCAGACCTTCGCGATCGCGGTCGAAGGAGGAATCCAGAACGGGTCAATCGACCGTTTGGTTTTATGGAAAGAGGGATCGGAAGTGGTCGCCGCCGATGTAGTTGATTACAAGACCGATCGTTTGGCGGAGGGTGACGCCCAGTCGCTGGCCGATCGGTCCGCCTTCTATCGCCCGCAGGTCAACGCCTATCGCCGCGCGGTGCAACAGATGTGGCGCCTGCCGGAGAAGTCGGTCAGCGGCCATCTCTACTTCGCATCGATTGACAAGATCGTAGAGGTGAAATCATGA
- a CDS encoding PD-(D/E)XK nuclease family protein has translation MSGRPTDLARYFLGWDRPALISAADHLISRAHRDGPLLDLSQYALILPGAQAGRRLRDLLVERAEAQEASLVPPMLCGVGQTPELLYEQKRPFASQLTQQLAWAETLRLFATQQLKHLIPFPPATDDLPQWREYGEIIRKTHRELASEKLDFAGVAERAKEIPGFAELERWRTLAQLQQDYLARLDRVGVWDKETARLFALQYDECRCDRKLVLIGAVDLNQTLRSMLDQAASHGAEISALIAAPEELADSFDAHGCLRSEAWSDRRAVVDPSRVYLVEGPADQSEQAVACLANFAGRYAPEEVMIGVPDEALVPELKQRLAAHQLDSRFGPGTAVVDALPCRLLRTFSDYLRRRSFATLAEALRHPDVWRLIEADRDPLETLDMFFGEHLRDALDATELEGETIADLMTQMDRIAMPLTQPICPLVDWRQPINELLQSIYGQRELTPGSDDYRSIYLPIEAIQNALATWEEIPDTLQPLLSASEAIDILLRLLRADLIPEEPRDGVIELLGWLELPLGDAPALILTSFNDGLTPSSANGDLFLPNSLRERLGIEDNSRRLARDAYAFELLMNSRRDLDVIVAKRTSAGDPLAPSRLLFGCDDTALPVAVERMFGAPEAIHNRAVEFQSGETELLGQAIGIPLPAPGPYPVDKITASDIRRYLYCPYRYYLEKILRLRSYSDSARELDAAQFGNLAHDSLEAFGRSELRNSVDEGAIREFLQQALSELVREKFGARVLPAVRIQVEQLRLRLQWFATTQARRAGEGWKIVRTETDNAQHEPLLIVDDVPVRLKGRIDRIDHHPDTNSWAVVDYKTSDTAKKPETDHHKGKFEEREWFNVQLPFYRMIARELGIGPHVEVGYFTLPAKREDVKYRAAGWEDADFDQAEEVIVDVVRKIRRGEFWPPADIRGQNDDYSRICQDGVLGRWSPPAELLAAAEEITR, from the coding sequence ATGTCAGGACGACCAACCGACTTAGCGCGATATTTTCTTGGCTGGGATCGCCCTGCGCTGATTTCGGCGGCCGATCATCTGATTTCGCGGGCGCATCGCGATGGGCCTTTGCTCGATCTAAGTCAGTACGCGTTGATTCTGCCTGGGGCCCAAGCGGGACGTCGCCTGCGCGATCTGTTGGTAGAGCGGGCCGAAGCTCAGGAGGCTTCGCTTGTTCCCCCCATGCTTTGCGGCGTAGGGCAAACGCCGGAGCTTCTGTACGAACAAAAGCGTCCCTTCGCCAGTCAGTTGACGCAACAGTTGGCGTGGGCCGAAACGTTGCGGCTGTTCGCGACGCAGCAACTGAAACATCTCATTCCCTTTCCGCCGGCGACCGACGATCTGCCGCAATGGCGCGAGTATGGCGAAATCATTCGCAAAACGCATCGCGAGCTGGCGAGTGAAAAGCTCGACTTCGCCGGTGTCGCCGAGCGCGCTAAAGAGATTCCGGGATTCGCCGAGCTCGAGCGTTGGCGAACGCTCGCGCAGCTGCAGCAAGATTATCTGGCGCGACTGGATCGGGTCGGCGTCTGGGACAAAGAGACGGCTCGACTGTTTGCGCTGCAATACGACGAATGTCGTTGTGATCGGAAGCTCGTGCTAATCGGCGCCGTCGACTTGAATCAAACGTTGCGGTCGATGCTCGATCAGGCGGCTTCGCACGGCGCCGAGATTTCGGCCCTGATCGCCGCTCCAGAAGAGTTGGCGGATTCGTTTGACGCGCATGGTTGCCTGCGATCGGAAGCCTGGTCAGATCGCCGCGCAGTGGTTGATCCCAGTCGCGTCTATCTGGTCGAAGGTCCCGCTGATCAGTCCGAGCAAGCGGTCGCGTGTCTGGCGAACTTCGCCGGACGCTACGCGCCGGAAGAAGTGATGATCGGCGTACCGGACGAGGCGCTGGTCCCTGAATTAAAACAACGCCTGGCCGCGCATCAGCTCGACAGCCGCTTTGGTCCCGGCACGGCGGTCGTTGATGCGCTTCCCTGCCGTTTGTTGCGAACATTCTCCGATTATTTGCGACGCCGCAGTTTCGCCACCTTGGCCGAAGCGCTGCGTCATCCGGACGTTTGGCGATTGATCGAAGCTGATCGCGACCCGCTCGAAACGCTGGACATGTTCTTCGGTGAGCACCTGCGTGATGCGCTCGATGCGACCGAGTTAGAAGGGGAGACGATCGCCGATTTGATGACGCAGATGGATCGCATCGCGATGCCGTTGACGCAACCGATATGTCCCTTGGTCGATTGGCGGCAGCCGATTAACGAGCTATTGCAGTCGATCTATGGCCAGCGCGAGCTGACGCCGGGGAGCGATGATTACCGCTCGATCTATTTACCGATCGAAGCGATTCAAAATGCGCTCGCGACCTGGGAAGAAATTCCCGATACATTGCAACCGCTGCTGTCGGCCAGTGAAGCGATCGATATTCTGCTACGTTTGCTTCGCGCTGATTTGATTCCGGAAGAGCCGCGTGATGGCGTAATCGAACTGCTTGGTTGGCTCGAATTGCCGCTCGGAGACGCGCCGGCGCTGATCTTGACCAGTTTCAATGATGGTCTGACGCCGAGTTCCGCCAACGGTGATCTCTTCTTGCCCAATTCGCTGCGGGAACGACTGGGGATCGAAGATAATTCGCGGCGTTTGGCGCGTGACGCCTATGCCTTCGAATTGTTGATGAACAGCCGCCGCGATCTCGATGTGATCGTCGCCAAGCGAACTTCCGCAGGCGATCCCTTAGCGCCTAGTCGCTTACTATTTGGTTGCGATGACACGGCGCTGCCGGTTGCGGTCGAGCGGATGTTTGGCGCCCCCGAGGCGATCCACAACCGGGCGGTCGAATTCCAGTCAGGCGAGACCGAACTGTTGGGGCAAGCGATCGGAATCCCGCTGCCTGCGCCGGGGCCTTATCCCGTCGACAAGATTACGGCCAGCGATATTCGCCGCTATTTGTATTGTCCCTATCGTTACTATCTCGAAAAAATCTTGCGGCTGCGATCGTATTCGGACAGTGCTCGCGAGTTGGACGCCGCCCAGTTTGGCAATCTGGCGCATGATTCGCTCGAAGCGTTTGGAAGAAGCGAGCTTCGCAACTCCGTCGACGAGGGGGCCATCCGCGAATTCTTGCAGCAGGCGCTCAGCGAACTGGTGCGCGAGAAATTTGGAGCGCGCGTCTTGCCGGCGGTACGAATCCAAGTTGAACAACTGCGGCTGCGTTTGCAATGGTTTGCGACAACTCAGGCACGCCGCGCCGGTGAGGGCTGGAAGATCGTGCGAACCGAAACCGACAACGCCCAGCATGAGCCGCTTCTAATCGTCGACGATGTTCCGGTTCGTTTAAAGGGCCGCATCGACCGGATCGATCATCACCCCGACACCAACAGTTGGGCGGTCGTCGATTACAAAACGTCTGACACCGCGAAGAAGCCGGAGACCGATCACCACAAAGGCAAATTTGAAGAGCGTGAGTGGTTCAACGTGCAGTTGCCTTTCTATCGGATGATTGCCCGCGAGTTGGGGATCGGTCCGCATGTCGAGGTCGGTTACTTTACGCTGCCAGCGAAACGCGAAGATGTAAAGTATCGCGCCGCCGGATGGGAAGACGCCGATTTTGATCAGGCCGAAGAGGTGATTGTGGATGTCGTACGAAAGATCCGCCGCGGCGAGTTCTGGCCGCCGGCCGATATTCGCGGGCAAAACGACGACTATTCCCGAATTTGCCAGGACGGCGTGTTAGGACGTTGGTCTCCGCCTGCCGAGTTGTTGGCCGCCGCGGAGGAGATCACCCGATGA